TAGTTGCATCAAAAAAGGTCAGGAAACTTTGTTCTAAAGCCATTCGATAGCTTAGTGCAATGAACAGACCACAATTTAAGCCATTATTCCCTCAGATCAATTACCCAATTCACATCATGCAAGGCATGGTCACTACAATCCATTAAATGGAAAAGTGTtttgtgaagattcttcaaaattgtTTACACGTCCATGGGGAAAATCAATGCAAGagcgagtaaacaatgacaatttttactttacatttttccTCAGCtaagtatttataaaaaaaataaatcagcagCTTACCTGTGGCAATCACTTCCTCTACATTTTTGCCATTGAGCTCCGAGACTACCTACAACAAATAAAGGCAGACATTAATGCAGCAAAATGAGCACAACGTAAAGATAGACCAACAATCTCACCATTTGCTCCCATCTGAGAGTTTATTAAGGGCTTCATTAGGCCTAATATTTTTACCTTGCCCATGCGGTTGTCGTCAGCCTCGATGCCGACACTCTCCAGGATCTTCTTGATGTCACCAGTGCTGGGACTCTCTTTGCCTCCAAGGGCAGCAAGCAGGTAAGCAGCCACGTAACGCATCCTAGGAAAAAATGTATACGTTTACATAAGTTCTTAAACAGCAAACACATTTATGTATAGTATATACAAGTGTTAAAtataccagtggttctcaaatggtgCGTCACAGGTGATGCTAAACATACATAATAAAATACAACCAACTACATCGTTAGGTAAGGATATAAGAAAAAACGAGCCAAACTATATTAGATTTCACTTGAACCTTAACCCAAAATATAAtccattttacttttcatttcatACGTATCATttcaataattttgcatattgttgggagCATGCAACTTACGTTaatatatttcaatgttttgttttattaatttatttttgcttttgttctttaaaatgttggtagTGTTTTatggtcaccacttgatgtctaaTGTAAAATCAGGATTCTGAAGCAAAGCCAATTGAACCTCTGATATATAGCTTCTCTACAAAACTATGACCGTCTCTATTCAAAGGAATCTATTAAAAGCCATAATTTTGAATTACAGCAACATATGAGATTTTGGAAACCCTGCAGTACAGGGATGGGCAACTGGCAGCCTGTGGGACGTATACGTCCCTCTGTATCGTTAAATAGGCCCGTCGGAAAAGACTGAGAATTAATTTCATTTCTTTGAAAAAGGGATTATGTAAAGACTGCATTCAGTTTGTTATTACAACTATTGACCAGACGAGGTTGCTTGTTCTTAGCAGACCTGCTGATCACTCTAGGATTCTAGCATGTAACATCTTACACTTGCTCATCATTTATAAGGGAAATTGAGCAAAATTTTACCTCTGATCGTCAGCAACATAGCACGCCGTTGTTAATGTAAGCAGGTGGaacccatgtcttttgtttgcctcgaTTTGAAATCTGTCATTAAAGTTTCAATTTGATTTGCAAATACACCATTGATCAAGTGATCAAAGAGGCATAGAGTATGAGAGATACATACACCAGAGTTGCTCTCCTCACAGAAGTAAAGGGTGAATAAAACAAGGGTAAAAGGCACCATAAGTTTTTAAGAAACCTGTGACAGTGTGGGAATCACCAAAGACATCTAATACTGTTTCGCTCGTGcttgtgaaaaacaaaattgttATAAGGGGGAGAAAGTTTGAAGAGATGCCTGACTAATTGTTGAAAAGTGTTGCGAATAGAGAATGTTCTCGGATGCACGGGACAGTTCAGTCCGTGCGTGTATGTTGTGGTGCTGAAATGTTTAGTattaatgcactgaaatgttatATTCTTGTATCCAGTATTGTTATTGatgataatatttagattttaactAATACCTATAAGCTGTTTTATGAGGTGGGGTTGAAaatgttgtgttcatttgtgtttgtctgttgCAAATGTAGATGCAaattaagatacattttctttaaacttTTAGTCTTTAGTATATTGCTtgtcaattaaacatgaatttgaACATGTGAACTGCATGTTTTAGTAAAAACGTTACAGAGTaattatattagtttttttttaataaatattgttaaataaaaatgttaatataggTAACTACATCTTTAAAAGTACATGTTGGCCCTCGCCCCCTTCAAAGTTTCCCATCCCTGCTGTAGTAAATCTAAACACTTAAAATAATGTTCCAATATACAAGTTAAcctcaaatcaacagcatttgtggcataatagtgATTaccaaaaaagaagcaaaaattgaggttacagtgaggcacttacaatgaaagtgaacatggacattttttggagggtttaaacagaaatatgacgttttataattttataaaatgcacTTTACTGTTAacagtattatttgagctgtaaagttctttgAATGGTAATTgatagtcgttttagggtttgttgacttgTTGAAAATtgtctaactttacacagaaaaggtaagtgattttatcacactaaaacggtgttaacacacatttatattttcaggTTTAACTTAAGAAATAGCCCCCCCCCcatcacattcacttccattgtaagtaccccACTGAAACCTCGATTTTTGCGTTTAATGAAACGAGTAGAAAtaaattgtggtaatcaatattatgccacaaatgctgtcgattgacctaaTCTAGTATTGAACCCGGAAACTTCCCTTAACCAATACTCGTTCTGAGCTCTTCTGCTACCAAAGATATACATACTGAAAGAGCCATAGGACTTTCAATGTACATGGACTGAAACTCTGGCTCAAACATTACACAATAAATCTCAAACAGTTTGGATGAGTGGTAGTTCTGTACAGATCAGCCACATGGCAGAAGGCTACTGCTAGTTGTGTATCAATCTGAGACTTTATTTTATAGTACAGCCGCCCTGCGAGAGAACACGGTCTACTTTTTTATGTAAGCATTTGTCGCTCATTTGACATTTATACGTCTCTTTTGAATCAGTGTTTTTATTCACTCACTTTGCGGAGAGAGGGAGTCTCGTATGTTCGCTAGCAAGCTCGTGCAGGCAGAAAGGAAGCGGAAAGGCGGCGAAAACCTGAAAGACGACGCTGTTGATGACGTCACAAGAGAGGAGCCAATTGAGAGGCCGAGACGCACGATGACCACCGGGGCggagtctctctctttctcggtACCTTAGGG
The sequence above is a segment of the Xyrauchen texanus isolate HMW12.3.18 chromosome 2, RBS_HiC_50CHRs, whole genome shotgun sequence genome. Coding sequences within it:
- the LOC127659647 gene encoding 60S acidic ribosomal protein P2-like isoform X2, giving the protein MRYVAAYLLAALGGKESPSTGDIKKILESVGIEADDNRMGKVVSELNGKNVEEVIATGFSKLASVPSGGAVAVSSSAAPAAGGTAAAPAEEKKEEKKEESEESDDDMGFGLFD
- the LOC127659647 gene encoding 60S acidic ribosomal protein P2-like isoform X1 produces the protein MRYVAAYLLAALGGKESPSTGDIKKILESVGIEADDNRMGKVVSELNGKNVEEVIATGFSKLASVPSGGAVAVSSSAAPAAGGTAAAPAAEEKKEEKKEESEESDDDMGFGLFD